GAGCAGCAGGTCGCGCGCGGACGCCTTGCCCTCGGCGACGACCGTGCCGCGCAGCCAGTCGACCAGACCGGACCAGTACCGCGACCCGAAGAGCACGACGGGAAAGCGGGTCACCTTCCCGGTCTGGACGAGGGTGAGCGCCTCGAACAGTTCGTCGAGCGTCCCGAAACCGCCCGGCATCACCACGAAGCCCTGCGCGTACTTGACGAACATCGTCTTGCGGACGAAGAAGTAGCGGAAGTTCACGCCGATGTCGACGTGCGGGTTGAGGCCCTGCTCGAAGGGCAGCTCGATGCCCAGCCCGACCGAGATACCGCCCGACTCCCGCGCACCGCGGTTGGCGGCCTCCATCGCCCCCGGCCCGCCCCCGGTGATCACCGCGAAGCCGGCGTCGACCAGGGCCCTGCCGATCCGTACGGCGGCGTCGTACTCGGGGGTGCCGGGAGCGGTCCGGGCGGAACCGAAGACACTGATGGCGCTGGGCAGTTCGGCGAGGGCGCCGAAGCCCTCGACGAACTCCGACTGGATGCGCATGACCCGCCACGGATCGGTGTGCACCCACTGCGAATCGCCCTCGGTGTCCAGCAGGCGCTGGTCCGTGGTGCCGGGCTGGATCTGATCCCTGCGCCGCACCACCGGACCCAGCCGCTGCTCCTCCGGCCGTGCTTCCTCGGGATTGCCCATGACCTGCTCCCTCCGCTGTGGTGCACGTTCCTGGTCAGGGTAGGTCGCCGGAGATGGACAAGAGCGAAATTCCGGAGGTCGGATACGAGGAAGTCAGGCTGTGCCTGTTCACCCGTTGATCGTCACGGAGCGGCCGCCACTCGATCCGCACGGTGACGTCACGGGGTGTGGGTCCGCCCTCGGGTCCGCACGGTGACGTCACGGGGAGTCGGCCCGCCCTCGGGTCCGCACGGTGACGTCACGGGGAGTCGGCCCGCCCTCGGGTCCGCACGGTGACGTCACGCGACGGCCGTCACGCGGTGAGCCACTGCCGCAGCCGCTCCTCACAGTGTGTGATCTTGTCGACGGCCACGTGCTCGTCCCGCTTGTGGGCGAAGAGCGCGTCGCCCGGACCGTAGTTGACCGCGGGGACGCCCAGTGAGCTGAAGCGCGACACGTCGGTCCAGCCGAACTTGGGCTGTGCCGTACCGCCGACGGCCGCCATGAAAGCGGCGGCAGCCGGGTGCGAGAGGCCGGGCAGCGCCCCGCCGGTGTGGTCGTCGACGACGAACTCGGCGACGTCGCAGTCCGCGAACACCTCACGGACATGGGCCTCGGCCTCCGCCATGGTCCGGTCCGGGGCGTAGCGGTAGTTGATCACGACGGTGCACGAGTCGGGGATGACGTTCGTCGCGACACCGCCCTCGATCCCGACGGCGTTGAGCCCCTCGTGGTACCTCAGGCCGTCGATCACCGGGCGGCGCGGCTCGTAGGCGGCGAGCCGGGCCAGGATCGGGCCGGCGGCGTGGATGGCGTTGAACCCCATCCAGCTGCGGGCGGAGTGCGCGCGTTCGCCGGCCGTACGGAGGTGGACACGGAGAGTTCCCTGGCAGCCGCCCTCCACCTGAGCGTCGGAGGGCTCGAGCAGGACGGCGAAATCGCCCTCCAACCAGTCGGGGTGGGTGTCCGCAACATGTCCGAGACCGTTCAGATGTGCGGCGACCTCCTCGTTGTCGTAGAAGACGAACGTCAGGTCGCGGTTGGGGTCGGGCACGGTCGCGGCGATCCGCAGTTGGACGGCGACGCCCGACTTCATGTCCGAGGTGCCGCAGCCCCACAGGACACCGTTCTCGTCGAGCCGGGAGGGGACGTTGTCCGCGATCGGCACGGTGTCGATGTGCCCGGCCAGGACCACGCGCTCGGAGCGGCCGAGGTTCGTCCGGGCGACCACGTTGTTGCCGTGCCGGTCGACGGTGAGGTGGGGCAGGGCACGCAGCGCCTGCTCGATCGCGTCGGCGAGGGGCTTCTCGTCGCCGCTGACCGACGGGAAGTCGACGAGCCGTGCGGTGAGTGCCGGGCCGTCCAGGGTGAGATCGAGCGCGCTTTCGGGCATGGCCCGACCCTAGCGCGCCGCCTCGAGCGCCTGCCGACCCGCGGGTGGGCCTCCGGCGTGGCCGGGCGGCACCGGTCTCCGGGCCGACGGAACGTCGCCGGGCTCGCGGGCGCCGGGAGGCGGGCCCGGGTGTGAGGAGGGGCGACCGGGTCCGGCGCCGGATGGGGGCGCGGCCCGGGCGGAGTCGACGGCCCGGGCCGGGATCCCGTGCCGGGCACCCGATCCCGCGCGCGGGGCCGGGGTCCGCGTGGGGACCGGGGTCGGCCGTGAGGCGCCGGAGTCCCGTGCGAGGTGCCGGCCGGGCGTTCACGGGGCTCCAGTACGGTGGGCGCCGTGACCGAGACCGCCTCCCCCACCCGGCGCGGCCGCCCCCTTCGCCTCACGGCCGCGTTCGCCGTACTGCTGGCCCTGGTCGCGTACGTCGTCGTGCAGTACGTGAGCGGCGACGGCGCGCCGCGTTGCGTCGTCCGCTCCGGCGACGGAGAGGACCCGGACCGTCCCGGTCCCGGCGACGGGAAGGGCGGCGGGGGATCCTACGAGCTCAGCCCGGAGATGGCGGCCAACGCGGCCACGATCTCCGCCGTCGGCACGACCCGGGGGATGCCGGAGCGAGCGGTCACCATCGCGCTGGCGACGGCCCTCCAGGAATCCGCGCTGCGCAACATCCGCCACGGCGACCGCGACTCCCTCGGGCTGTTCCAGCAGCGCCCGTCGCAGGGGTGGGGTACCCCGAGGCAGATCCTCGACCCGGTGTTCTCCGCCGGGGCGTTCTACGACCACCTCGCCGAGGTGCCGGGCTACTCGCGGCTACCCCTGACCGTCGCCGCCCAGCGCGTCCAGCGCAGCGGCTTCCCGCAGGCGTACGCCAAGCACGAGCCGGACGCCTCGCTTCTCTCGGCGGCGCTCACCGGCCGCGCCTCGGCGTCCCTGACCTGCACGGCGGCACCCTCCACCAAGCCCGGCGACCCGGCGAAGGTCCGTTCGGAGCTGGCGCGCTCCTTCGGGGCGGGCGTCCTGCCCGCGGCCGGCGGCAAGGGCAGGGCGGGCGCCCCGCAGTCCTCAGAACTGACGGTTCCGGTCGTCCCCACCGCCCGGGCCGACGACGCCGAACGCCGCGGCTGGGAACTGGCCCACTGGGCGGTGGCGAAGGCGGCGGAACTGCGGATCGCCGAGGTCTCGTTCGCCGGGCGGGTCTGGAGCGCGGAGAAGGCCGACGAAGGCTGGCGCACCGCCGGGCCGGACGGCTCCGCGGTGCGGATCCGGGTCGCCCGCTGAGCCCTGCCCCGGCGCGCCGGCCGCACCTCGGGGACTGCGCCGGGGCGAACCCGCGGCGGGATACGGGCGCGTACGCCTTCGGGCGGCGGACCGGACGGGGCGCCCGGCCGCACGGGACCGGCTGTCCGGGGACCGCGTTTCCCGCCGCGGCGGGAAACGGCCTTCGGCCGTGAAGGCGGGCCCGGCGGAATTCCGGTACCCCGGGCGACAGCGGATGCGGCCTTTCCGATCGCGCATCCGTCCGACCGGACACTCTCCCGAGTTATTCGGCGCACATGGCCGTGGAGTTTCCGCGCCGCGTCCCGGCGTATCCGCGTCGGGTCCTCAATCCCCTTGCACAACAAGAGAAGTGACGGTTCAGCAGGCTGTCCGCACGCACATTGTTCGCCCGTTTTTGTCCACAGCCGATAATGCGATGCATTGCAAACTCTTTACCTTGTGCCACCGCAACCTTCACCGCCCTTCGAGGGGTTGTCAGTGCGTCCGATCGCCGGACACGGACCACAGTCACCACCCAACGTTCTCTCGTCGAAGGAGCATCATGTCCCTCCCCCTGACCCGTCGGATCGCCCGTGCCGCGCTGCTCGTCGCAGCCGGGGCAGCTCCCGTGGTCGGTGCGGCCGGCTCCGCGAACGCCGTGGACCTCCCCACCCAGGACCTGGGCAACGGCGGCCTGACCCAGCTCGACGGCGCCGCGGCCGGCTCCACGGTCGACGGCGCCGCGCGCGAGGCCGCCGACACGGCGAACCAGGCCGGCGGCAGGGTGGTCGGCACGACGCTCCCGGCCGCCGCGGGCACCCTGGGCGGCGCGGCCGAGACCGGCCTCCCGGCGGCGCAGGAGACCGCCGGACAGGCCGGGGGCAGCACCGCCGGCGTCCTGGGCGAGACCGCAGGCTCCGCGGCCACGCAGGGCCTGCCCGCCGCTCAGGGACTGGCCGGCGGCGGCCTCCCCGACGCGGGCGCCGCGCTGCCGGCCGGCGAGCTGCCGGTGGAGGGCCTGCCCCTCTGACCCCGCCGGAGCGTACGGAAGGGCCCTCGGGAGTCGGCGGTTTCCCGGGGGCCCTTCCGTACGCCGTCGACCGTGTCGGCGCGTCGCGCCACGGAAGCACGTCCGTCACGGAGTCCGGCAGTTCCGCCAGTTCCGCCAGTTCCGGCAGTTCCGGCAGCGAGATCCGCCGTGGAGCCCTTCCCGCACCGCCTGATGCGGGCCGGGCCCGGAGCCGCGGAGGCGGCCGCCGCGCTCACCCGAGGCGCTTGACCGCCGCCTGGACCCGCTCGTCGGTCGCCGTGAAGGCGACCCGCACGAACCGCTCCCCCGCCTCGCCGTAGAAGTCGCCGGGCGCGACGAGCACACCCAGCTCGGCCAGGTGCGCCACCGTGTCCCAGCACGGCTCGTCCCGTGTCGCCCACAGATAGAGGCTCGCCTCGCTGTGCTCGATGCGGAAGCCGTGCTTCAGCAGGGCGTCACGCAGGGCGAGACGCCGGGCCGCGTACCGGGCCCGCTGCTCGGCGACGTGCGTGTCGTCGCCGAGTGCCGCGACCGTGGCCGCCTGCACCGGGGCGGGCGTCATCAGCCCGCCGTGCTTGCGGATCTTCAGCAGCTCGCCGAGGACGGCCGCGTCGCCCGCGACGAAGGCCGCACGGTAGCCGGCGAGGTTGGAGCGCTTCGACAGCGAGTGGACCGAGACGAGGCCCTCGTACGTGCCGCCGCAGACGTCCGGGTGCAGCACCGAGACGGGCTCCGCCTCCCAGCCCAGCTCCAGGTAGCACTCGTCGCTGAAGACGAGCACCCCGTGCTCGCGCGCCCAGGCCACGATCCGGGTCAGCTCGTCCTTGGCGAGGACCCGGCCGGTCGGGTTGGACGGCGAGTTCAGCCACAGGAGCTTCAGACCGGCCGGGTCGAGGTCGGCGACCGGGTCGTCGTAGACGACCGGGGTGGCCCCGCAGAGCCGCGCGCCGACCTCGTAGGTCGGGTAGGCCAGGCGGGGGTGGGCCACCTTGTCGCCGGCCCCCAGGCCGAGCTGGGTCGGCAGCCAGGCCACGAGTTCCTTGGACCCCACAACCGGCAGCACGTTGGTGTGGGCGAAGGACACCGCACCGAGACGCCGCGCGCACCACGACACCAGCGCGTCCCGTAGCTCGGGTGTTCCCCACACGGTCGGATAGCCGGGCGAGTCCGCGGCCTCGACGAGGGCCCGCCGGACCAGGTCCGGTACCGGATCGACGGGTGTGCCGACGGAGAGGTCGACGATGCCGTCCGGGTGGGCCGCGGCGGTCGCCTTGTACGGCTCCAGCTTGTCCCACGGGAAGACGGGGAGTCGGGACGATACGGCGGACACGGTGCTCACTTTCTCGTTCGTGCGGCGGACCGCCGACCGGGCGGCGACCGGCCGGGGCCGCCGGCTCAGGGCTGTGCGCTGTCCCGCGCCGGGCCCTCGGGTACCGGTGCAAACGCCGCGGTCCCGTACGGCGGACGCACCGTACGGGACCGGGGACGCACGATCAGCCGTTCTGCGGCGGCAGCGCGGCGATGAAGGGGTGGTCGCGCTCGATCAGGCCCAGCTTGGAGGCGCCACCGGGCGAACCGAGCTCGTCGAAGAACTCGACGTTCGCCTTGTAGTAGTCCTTCCACTCCTCGGGAGTGTCGTCCTCGTAGAAGATCGCCTCGACCGGGCAGACCGGCTCACAGGCACCACAGTCGACGCATTCGTCCGGGTGGATGTACAAGGACCGCTGGCCCTCGTAGATGCAGTCGACGGGGCACTCCTCGATGCACGCCTTGTCCTTGACGTCGACACAAGGCTGCGCGATGACGTAGGTCACGCTGTCGTTCCTCCTCGGTAGGGCGCGGCGTCCGGTCTGCGGCTCGCCGCGGGGCTGCGCGGGAGCGCGGCGTCGTCGATGCCCGCACCTAGTATCTCCGTTCCTGGGGATGATCCGAACAGGAGGGGAGGACTGAGCTGTGGAATTCACCGCAGGCGGACGACTTGAGGTTCGCATCACCCCCTCTGACGTGGGAAAACGCGTGTCGGTGCGGCGGCGCGCCGAGCCGGCGGACGGATCGGCGAAGTTCACCGACGCCGTCGGGGTTCTCACATCGTGGACCGGGGGTGTGCTGCTGATCACACGAAGGACCGGGGAGACCGTCCGCATCCCGGAATCCTCACTGGTCGCGGGCAAGGTCGTCCCCGCGGCGCCGGCCCGTCGGCGGGGCGTGCCGACAGCGTCGTTCGAGGAGCTTGCACGTGTCTCGGCCCGCGCCTGGCAGCCGGTGGAGAGCGAACCGCTGGGCGAGTGGGTGCTGCGCGCGGCGTCCGGCTTCACCCGCCGGGCGAACTCGGTGCTGCCGCTCGGCGACCCGGGCATACCCCTGGACGCCGCCCTGGCGCGCGTACGGGGCTGGTACGCCGATCGCGGCCTTCCGGCCTACGTCCAGACCGCGACCGGCGCCGAGGGGACCCAGGAGGGGCTGTGCGCCGGACTGGCGGAGCGGGGCTGGGAACAGGAGGTGAGCGCCGAACTGCGCGTCGGAGGGCTCGCACCGATCGGTGACCTGGACGCGGACGTGGAGCGGGTGCGGCTGGGCCGGTCCGTGGACGAGCCCTGGCTACGGCGTTACCAGCGGTTCGGTGTGCCGGGGCCGGATGTACTGAAAGTACTGGGTGGCGGCCCGTCGGTGTGGTTCGCCACCGTCCCCGGCGCATCCGACGTCCCGGCGGCGATCGGCCGCTGTGTGGTCGACGGACGTTGGGCCGGATTCATGACGGTGGAGGTCGACCCCGCGTACCGAAGGCAGGGGCTCGCGACGGCCGTGATGGCGGCCCTGGCGCGGCGGTCGCTGGACGAGGGGGCCTCGGCGGCCTGGCTGCAGGTCGAGTCGGGCAACGACGGGGCGCGGACCCTGTACGAGGGGATGGGATTCACCGTCCACCACCTCTACCACCACTTCCGATACTCCCGATCTTCCTGAACGGGTACGAGACGCATATGCAACCGCCATTCCCCGAGGCCGCGGGCCGGCGTCGCCGCTTCGCCGAGGAGGCCCGCTCCGAGCGGCCCGACCTCGCGACGCTGTGCCTGCTCGTGGGTGCGGAAGCGGATCCGCGGCTGGACGAGGCGGGCCTCGACGCCGCCGAGATCGAGCTGGACCGGCTCGCGGGCCTGCTGCCGTACGGGATCACCGGCCCGCACAACTGGGTGGCCGCGCTGTCGTCGCTGCTCGGTGAGCGCTGCGGCTTCCACGGCACCCCGGACTGCTACCAGCGGCTGGAGTCGTCCCTGCTGCACAAGGTGCTGCGCCGCCGCCGAGGCCTGCCGATCCTGCTGTCGGTCGTCTGGATGGAGGTGGCCCGCCGCGCCGGCGCGCCCGTGTACGGGCTCGCCCTCCCGGGCCGCTTCGTCGTCGGCTTCGGCGACCCCGAGCACCCGGTGATGGCGGACCCCTTCGCGGGCGGACGTCTGCTGACGGGACCGGACGCGGAACTCCTCGTGGCCGGCACGACGGGCGCCCCGCTCGACCCGTCGATGCTGACCCCCGCGGGCCCACTGGACATCGTCCTCCGCATCCTCAACAACATCCGCGCCTGGGCCGCGGCCCGCCCCGAGCACACGGAGGTCGCGCTCTGGGCCGTCGACCTCTCCCTCCTCCTGCCCTCCCACCCGGCCCGCCTCCGCTACGACCGCGCGCAACTCCTCGTCCAGCGCGGCGACTTCCTGGCCGGGGCGGCGGAGATGGACGCGTACGCGGATGTCGTCTCGGCCGCCGAACCCGCGACGGCGGAAGCGATCCGGCGGAAGGCGCACTCGGCCAGGTCGATGCTGAACTGAAGCGCCCCGTGCGGGGGCCGTGCGGGGGTCGTGCGGCTCTCCGCGGCCCGTGCTCGGCTGCGCGGGCTCGCAGGTGCGCAGGTGCGCAGGCTCGCAGGTGCGCAGGCTCGCAGGTGCGCAGGTGGGCGGGTGCGCAGGTGGGCGGGTGCGCAGGTAGGCGGGTGCGCGCGGCTCGTCGGCGGACGAGTACGCCCGAACCCCCGGACGGCGGCACCGCCGGGTACGTCCGCCGCCCGCCGGACCGCGCGGGGGCACGCGCGAGCCCCCGGACCCCGGAGGACCGGGCGGGGGCTCGTGACGGCGCGTCGGTGGGTGGGGCTCAGCCCTGTCCGTCGAGCTCGATCGTCTGCGTGCGCTCCTCGGGCGTCCCGCCGAGCAGCGCCTTCTGCATCGCCGAGGCGACGTCGTCCGCGGACAGCGGGTACTGCTTCCCGTCCCCCTTGGTGACCGTGATCCCGTCGAAGACCCCGTCCAGAAGTTCCGTGATGGCCTGCTTGTTGTAGACCTCGACGAGCCGTCCGTCGACCGCCTTCATCGACAGGATCCTCGGCAGCGACTTCGCCGGCCCGAACTGGATCTCCTTGTCGCCCGCCCTGATCGTGACCAGGCCGGACATGGCCGGCTCGGCGAACTCCTTCATGGCCCGGTTCAGCTCGGCCTGGGTGATCGACGGCTCGCGGGTGGCGACGGGCAGCTCGACGTTGTTCACGCGCCCCGTCTCGACCTGGGCGCGGTACGCGTCCCGCACCGAGATCATCGACTGCTGGACGTTCAGCGTCTTCCCCGCCTTGCCCGGGACCGGGACGGCCTTGCCGGGCTCGAACCTGATCGTGCCCTCGGAGGCCGAGCCGGACGTGCCCGCGAGGTCGGTCAGGGCGACGACGAGCTTCTCCTCGTCGACCGGGATGACCGGCTGCGCGACCCGCTCGCCGCCGAACAGCGAGCCGATGACCGAGACGGGGTTGTAGTCGCTGCCCGCGGCCGCGCGGACGGTGGCCTGGCTGTCCAGGGTGAGGCCGGCCTTGTCCGGCGCGAGCTGGATCTTCTGGCCGCCGACGCTGAGCTGCAGCGGGGAGGTGGCGCGCTTGCCGAGCGCGGCCTCCAGCCTCGTCTGGGCCTCCTCCTTGGTCCCGCCGCCGATGTCGACGCCGAGCACGGTGGTGCCCTTGGGGACCTCGGAGTGGTTCAGCAGCAGCCCGGCGCCGTAGGCGACGACGAGAGCGCCGAACGCGCCGGCGCCGACGAGCACCAGCTTGGACCGGCCCTTCTTCGCCGGACCGGACGACGCCGGCGCGGACGGCGAGGAGGACCTCGGCGCCGGCGAGGGGCCGGTCGTCGTCCGCGGCGCGCTGGCGGGCCCCGGGAAGTCGGGCCCCGGGCCACCGGGCCCGGAGGGCCACGGGGATCCGGCGCCGTCAGGGCCCCCGGGCTGGAACGGCGAACGGTGCTCCGGCGGCACCACGGGGATCCCGCTGGTCAGCGTGTCGCCCGATACGTTGCCGCCCGGGCCGCCGGGCAGGCCCGGACCTCCGGGGCCTGCTTCGGGCGCGGGATTCTGCGGGGTGAGTACGGCCGTGTCGTCGCTCATCCGCGGCGGTCCGGCGGGACCGCCCCCGGGCGCGCCGGCGCCCGGGACGCCGTCGGCCGGGGCGCCCGGAGCGAACGGCGAGACACCGGCGGCGGGACCGGTCGTGGGGCCCGCCGGACCGGCGCCCGGGGGCCGCTGCCCCGGTGCGGCACGGCCGGCTGCGTCCAGGTCGGAGGACAGGGAGTCCAGACCGCTGCGGGGCCGGTTGCCGGTGCCGCCCGGTGCGTCGGGGAACCGGGGGGCGCCGGGTACCTGCCCGTTCCGGGGAGCGGGTGCACCGGGCATCCGGTGGGCGCCGGTGTCCTCGGGACGCGGTCCCGGCGCGTTCGGCGACCGGCCGGGGCCGGTCGCCTGGGCCGGCACGGAGGACGGCGGGGGCGTGGAGCTCGGCGCCTTGCGCGGGGCGAACCAGTCGCTGGTCTTCTCCTCGGCCGGCTTCTCGGGCGCCTCGGGCCTCCCGGCGTCCCGTGCGGCGCCGGGAGGCGCCGGTGCCGACGGGGCGGGCGCGGCCGGGCGGGGCGTGCTGCCCGTGCGCTCCGCCGCCCCCTCGCGGGGCGCGGCGGCGCCCTTCCTGTCCAGGTCGCTCATAGGCGTGCGCATGACCACGGGCGGGATCGGACGGGACCCGGGGATGTTGATCCGGATGCGGGTCGTCAGCGTCGTCTCGGTCCGGGGCTCGTCCGGCTGCCGCGCGGACGCGGGTTCGGCTCTTTCCTCCGGAGCGTCCTGCGTCGGGTGCAGCGACGGATACTGGCGGGATCCGTACGGCGGTGTCCCCGAGGGGTACGCGGCCCCGCCACGCCCCTGGGGGCCGGAGGGCGAACTGTCAGTTTCACGGCTCAAAGCAGGTTCTCCCGGTTGGCTCCGCCGCCCGTTCTTACTGGTTCTCGCTGCTGCGGGCGGCTCGGCGGCGCGCACCACCATACTGGCCGCCGCCGATCCGTATCCGGCGACCGCGGGAAGCGGCGTTCCCCGGCCGTCCCAGCGAGTATGGGCAATTCGGCCTCAGATGGGACACGTCACTTGCCAAGTCGGCCGGAGGGCCGGCCCGGTTGCGGCAACCGCGTCATGGTGGCACACATCACAGCCAGCACGGCCCCCCCGAACAGGAAGACAATCTCGCCGAGACCGCCTGCGAAGACACCGTCGCCCTCCGGACGTCCCGCGCTCAGCAGCAGTACGGCGGCGACCCAGCCCGCGGCGGGCGTGACGACACCGAGTTGGGTGCCGGTGGCACGCAGTCCGCCGTAGAAGAGTGCCGCGGCGCCGAGCAGCGCCAGGAGCAACCCCATCGGGAACCAGGCCGCTTGGACCAGCGAACCGGCGGTGCCGACGGCGACGCCGAGCACGGCCAGGCCGATGTAAGCGGCGATGCGCGCCGCCTTGGAGGGCCTGGCCGGCCAGGTTCCGGACCCGCTCATCGCTCTGTCTCCTGTGTCGTCGTGACGGCCGGGCCGCCCGTCTCGGGGGCGGTGTCCGTGCCGGCGAAGAGGTCGCGTTCGCGTTCCCCGGGGGGCGCCCCCGGGGCTCCCCGCACCAACTGGTAGTACTCGGTGGTGAACAGCGGCTGGCCCAGGTCGTTGGAGAGCGCGAAGAAGGGCCCGTCGACGGCGATCTGCGTGGCGTGGGCACGCATCGCGGCGGCCTTCCGCCCGGCGTGGCCGGTGCCGTCGATCTCCGCGGTCACGTCCGCGTCGTCGACCACGCCCGGGATGTCGTCGATGCCGGCGACGCCCGGGAACTCGACGTCCGCCGCGCGGAGCCGGGCGAAGCCCTCCTCGGCCGCCGAGCGCGGCACC
The genomic region above belongs to Streptomyces marianii and contains:
- a CDS encoding transglutaminase family protein; this translates as MQPPFPEAAGRRRRFAEEARSERPDLATLCLLVGAEADPRLDEAGLDAAEIELDRLAGLLPYGITGPHNWVAALSSLLGERCGFHGTPDCYQRLESSLLHKVLRRRRGLPILLSVVWMEVARRAGAPVYGLALPGRFVVGFGDPEHPVMADPFAGGRLLTGPDAELLVAGTTGAPLDPSMLTPAGPLDIVLRILNNIRAWAAARPEHTEVALWAVDLSLLLPSHPARLRYDRAQLLVQRGDFLAGAAEMDAYADVVSAAEPATAEAIRRKAHSARSMLN
- a CDS encoding DUF6113 family protein, which produces MSGSGTWPARPSKAARIAAYIGLAVLGVAVGTAGSLVQAAWFPMGLLLALLGAAALFYGGLRATGTQLGVVTPAAGWVAAVLLLSAGRPEGDGVFAGGLGEIVFLFGGAVLAVMCATMTRLPQPGRPSGRLGK
- a CDS encoding ATP-binding protein, with product MSLPLTRRIARAALLVAAGAAPVVGAAGSANAVDLPTQDLGNGGLTQLDGAAAGSTVDGAAREAADTANQAGGRVVGTTLPAAAGTLGGAAETGLPAAQETAGQAGGSTAGVLGETAGSAATQGLPAAQGLAGGGLPDAGAALPAGELPVEGLPL
- the dapE gene encoding succinyl-diaminopimelate desuccinylase, which encodes MPESALDLTLDGPALTARLVDFPSVSGDEKPLADAIEQALRALPHLTVDRHGNNVVARTNLGRSERVVLAGHIDTVPIADNVPSRLDENGVLWGCGTSDMKSGVAVQLRIAATVPDPNRDLTFVFYDNEEVAAHLNGLGHVADTHPDWLEGDFAVLLEPSDAQVEGGCQGTLRVHLRTAGERAHSARSWMGFNAIHAAGPILARLAAYEPRRPVIDGLRYHEGLNAVGIEGGVATNVIPDSCTVVINYRYAPDRTMAEAEAHVREVFADCDVAEFVVDDHTGGALPGLSHPAAAAFMAAVGGTAQPKFGWTDVSRFSSLGVPAVNYGPGDALFAHKRDEHVAVDKITHCEERLRQWLTA
- the dapC gene encoding succinyldiaminopimelate transaminase — protein: MSAVSSRLPVFPWDKLEPYKATAAAHPDGIVDLSVGTPVDPVPDLVRRALVEAADSPGYPTVWGTPELRDALVSWCARRLGAVSFAHTNVLPVVGSKELVAWLPTQLGLGAGDKVAHPRLAYPTYEVGARLCGATPVVYDDPVADLDPAGLKLLWLNSPSNPTGRVLAKDELTRIVAWAREHGVLVFSDECYLELGWEAEPVSVLHPDVCGGTYEGLVSVHSLSKRSNLAGYRAAFVAGDAAVLGELLKIRKHGGLMTPAPVQAATVAALGDDTHVAEQRARYAARRLALRDALLKHGFRIEHSEASLYLWATRDEPCWDTVAHLAELGVLVAPGDFYGEAGERFVRVAFTATDERVQAAVKRLG
- a CDS encoding GNAT family N-acetyltransferase, whose amino-acid sequence is MEFTAGGRLEVRITPSDVGKRVSVRRRAEPADGSAKFTDAVGVLTSWTGGVLLITRRTGETVRIPESSLVAGKVVPAAPARRRGVPTASFEELARVSARAWQPVESEPLGEWVLRAASGFTRRANSVLPLGDPGIPLDAALARVRGWYADRGLPAYVQTATGAEGTQEGLCAGLAERGWEQEVSAELRVGGLAPIGDLDADVERVRLGRSVDEPWLRRYQRFGVPGPDVLKVLGGGPSVWFATVPGASDVPAAIGRCVVDGRWAGFMTVEVDPAYRRQGLATAVMAALARRSLDEGASAAWLQVESGNDGARTLYEGMGFTVHHLYHHFRYSRSS
- the fdxA gene encoding ferredoxin, producing the protein MTYVIAQPCVDVKDKACIEECPVDCIYEGQRSLYIHPDECVDCGACEPVCPVEAIFYEDDTPEEWKDYYKANVEFFDELGSPGGASKLGLIERDHPFIAALPPQNG
- a CDS encoding LOG family protein gives rise to the protein MGNPEEARPEEQRLGPVVRRRDQIQPGTTDQRLLDTEGDSQWVHTDPWRVMRIQSEFVEGFGALAELPSAISVFGSARTAPGTPEYDAAVRIGRALVDAGFAVITGGGPGAMEAANRGARESGGISVGLGIELPFEQGLNPHVDIGVNFRYFFVRKTMFVKYAQGFVVMPGGFGTLDELFEALTLVQTGKVTRFPVVLFGSRYWSGLVDWLRGTVVAEGKASARDLLLFHVTDDVDEAVALVTKETGPPPPIPYEGYEA